The segment AGATTCAGGAAGACAAATACCATATTCATGAACGGTACGGACGAGTTCCAATTCTCGGCCCGGCCACCAATGGCGAGGTAATCGCTTTGGATCCTCCAAGTGACGACGAAGTCATGCGGGCGCTCGAGCGAGCCGATGCGGTTCAGGGTGGTGTTCCATTCCTGCACGAGCATCAGCGTAACAACGTTCAGATCATCAAGGAAAAGATCGCGGACTATATCGATCCGCCACGAGTTTATCCTCTGATCGGTCCGGCCCAATTGCACCACGCTCACTACAAGTGCACCGTGTACTACACCGATCGCAAGATCGTTGGGTATCCGACTCCGCACACGCTTGTCGACGAAGACGCGGTTGAAGTCATCTACATTGACCACAACCACTTCCACATGGCCGGTGATCCGGACCTTGGCGACAACAACACGCACTATTAAACCAGTGTGACAATCGAAAACGCTTCGATAGAGCCGCCTTTGCATTGGGCGGCTTTTTCTATGCGCGGCTGGAAACGGTGGCGGCGGTTCATGCCGCAGATCCGTCGCAGTCACGGCCTGAAAAGATCAAGCCTTCGGTCGATTCAGCATCGCCGGAAATTCGGGCTATGATCTACTGCAGGACAGGCTTTAAACCAGAATTTTCTGACGCGCGATGAACTCACAGATCAACGTTTCCGATTCCGATCCAGACCAGAGCGACCAAGCCGCCAAGCTTTTTCGCGAACATGGAACGCTGTTTCTGCAAAACGCATTTCCCCGCTCACTGATCCAAAGTGTGGCGGACGCGTTCGCGGAGAAGTATCTTTCGATGAGCAAGAAGGAGCTGAGAAAACGGGACGCCGTTGTCGGAGACCGTCGCTACATGGTCACCGTCGACATCAAGAAACCGTTCAACCGTCCGGAGCTCTACGCCAATCCGCAGTTGATGCCGATCCTTGAAAGACTACTTTCGCCGCATCTCCGAATCGCCAGTTTTGGCGCGGTCGTCGCATGGCCCGGAGCAGAATCCCAGCCTGTTCACCTTGACCATCCGCCGCTATTCGATCCAGCCGAACAGAACCAGTTGCTGCCGCCGTACGCCGTTACTCTCGTCGTTCCGCTCGTTGACGTGACCCCGGAGATTGGCCCAACCGCGATCTGGCCTGGTTCGCATAGCGATCCGAATCGGCTGCAGCAACTGTCGCAGTTGATGGAAGCGGCTGACTACTCTGATGCCGAGATGCCTGTGACGAAGTTGGGTGACGCCTACATGATGGACTATCGTGTGATTCACGGCGGTATGGCAAACAATAGCGATACCGTGCGTCCGATTTTGTATCTCGTCTACAGCCGGCCATGGTTTCGCGACGGTTTCAATTTTTCGTCTCAGCCATCGGTACAGATTGGCAAGAAGCAACGCAAGAAAGTCCCCGATCGTTGGCAAGGCTTGTTTCGCAAATAGAATTTCCTGTTGCGGTCATTACAAATGGTCAAGCATGGAATTCGCGGCGCGATCGAGTAAACTGTGCACCCATGTCAGACCCCTCGGATAAAACCAGACGTTCGCCTCCGATCCGATTCGCTCAGTCCATCGTGCGATGGTTCTTTCGGATCAACATGTTGCCGTATCGCATCCGCATCGACGGGATGAAACGGTATCCGCGAACGGGTCCAATGTTGGTTTGCTCGAACCACCAGAGCAACCTTGATCCATTAATCTTGGGCTGTGCTTGCCCTCGGCCAGTGAACTATTTGGCCAAGAAACAGCTGTTCAAGTTTCCGCCCCTGGGTTGGTTTTTGCGTTGGAACGACGCCATTGAACTCGATCGCGAAGCAACAGGGCTTGGCGGAATCAAGGAAACGCTCAAGCGACTGAAGAAGAAAGAATCGGTCGTCATGTTTCCTGAAGGAACCCGTTCCCGCGATGGCGAGTTGTTGCCGATCAAGCGTGGTTTCTGCACGTTGGTGAAGAAAACGAAAGTCACCATTATGCCTGTGGCAATCGATGGAGCCTGGGATGCGTTGCCCCGTCATTCGCCGTGGCCAAATTTTGGCGCTACGATCAACGTTGTGTTTGGGGATCCGATTGAGCCGGAAGAGTATGCTGATCTTTCGGATGACGAATTGACCGCGTTGCTGGAAGAGAAGATCCGGGAGTGCTTTGAGAAAGCGCGGCGGATGAAAGAGCATTGCAAGATGTTGAAGCTTGATCCGCCTGAAGAACACGGTTCGTGATTGCAGCGGTGGCATAGGCTTCCAGCCTGTGATCGATCCTTGCGCAGCTGAAGTCTCGATTGCCAACCACCTCGACCATCTATGTCGCATGCTATGTACAACATCGCATACCGGCTGGAAGCCTAT is part of the Mariniblastus fucicola genome and harbors:
- a CDS encoding lysophospholipid acyltransferase family protein; translation: MSDPSDKTRRSPPIRFAQSIVRWFFRINMLPYRIRIDGMKRYPRTGPMLVCSNHQSNLDPLILGCACPRPVNYLAKKQLFKFPPLGWFLRWNDAIELDREATGLGGIKETLKRLKKKESVVMFPEGTRSRDGELLPIKRGFCTLVKKTKVTIMPVAIDGAWDALPRHSPWPNFGATINVVFGDPIEPEEYADLSDDELTALLEEKIRECFEKARRMKEHCKMLKLDPPEEHGS
- a CDS encoding phytanoyl-CoA dioxygenase family protein — encoded protein: MNSQINVSDSDPDQSDQAAKLFREHGTLFLQNAFPRSLIQSVADAFAEKYLSMSKKELRKRDAVVGDRRYMVTVDIKKPFNRPELYANPQLMPILERLLSPHLRIASFGAVVAWPGAESQPVHLDHPPLFDPAEQNQLLPPYAVTLVVPLVDVTPEIGPTAIWPGSHSDPNRLQQLSQLMEAADYSDAEMPVTKLGDAYMMDYRVIHGGMANNSDTVRPILYLVYSRPWFRDGFNFSSQPSVQIGKKQRKKVPDRWQGLFRK